One genomic region from Candidatus Methylomirabilota bacterium encodes:
- a CDS encoding MFS transporter, which translates to MLARLKGLHPFQTPEAQRLAVLFAIVYFSQGMWYLPIQTITIVLKDRGLSAGQVADFFAITIIPWLIKPVYGLLSDFLPLFGYRRKSYLLLTSGTAALAGLALGLIADHSYWRMAYFFTVMAVGLAFTDVLVDALMVENGKPLGLTGAFQSVQWAAITTASVIVGILGGYLAEHRLLPRAFFLAACFPMISMLMATFVIRESPARGARREFWTTWVSIRAALGERDVWVVGGFLFFYTFSPSFGPALLFYQTDVLHFSQQFIGHLSALAAVAGIGGAFIYAPLSRRVPLRRLINFSIGIAVAGTLAYLLYRDMWSALAIDIVFGGIGMITQLAFLDLAAKSCPRHVEATFFALLMSIFNAGTQASQNVGGRLYDHFGFVPLVLISTAMTAATWLLVPLVKIERIEEKARRAEAPAP; encoded by the coding sequence ATGCTCGCGCGGCTCAAGGGCCTGCACCCTTTTCAGACGCCGGAAGCGCAGCGCCTCGCCGTGCTTTTCGCCATCGTGTATTTCTCGCAAGGCATGTGGTATCTGCCCATCCAGACCATCACCATCGTCCTGAAAGACCGCGGGCTCTCCGCGGGACAGGTGGCCGACTTCTTCGCCATCACCATCATCCCGTGGCTGATCAAGCCCGTGTATGGACTACTCTCGGATTTCCTTCCCCTGTTCGGGTACCGGCGGAAGAGCTACTTGCTCCTGACCTCGGGCACGGCGGCGCTGGCGGGTCTCGCCCTCGGCCTCATCGCCGACCACTCCTACTGGCGCATGGCCTACTTCTTCACGGTCATGGCCGTGGGCCTTGCCTTCACCGATGTGCTCGTCGACGCCCTCATGGTGGAAAACGGTAAGCCCCTCGGGCTCACGGGCGCCTTCCAGTCCGTCCAGTGGGCCGCCATCACGACGGCCTCCGTTATCGTGGGTATCCTCGGCGGCTATCTGGCCGAGCATCGCCTCCTGCCGCGGGCGTTCTTCCTGGCGGCATGCTTCCCGATGATCTCGATGCTGATGGCCACCTTCGTCATTCGCGAGTCGCCTGCCCGGGGCGCCCGCCGAGAGTTCTGGACGACCTGGGTGTCCATCCGGGCCGCCCTGGGCGAGCGCGACGTGTGGGTGGTGGGAGGCTTCCTCTTCTTCTACACCTTCAGCCCCTCCTTCGGCCCCGCGCTGCTCTTCTACCAGACCGACGTGCTCCACTTCTCGCAGCAGTTCATCGGTCACCTGAGCGCGCTCGCCGCGGTGGCGGGCATCGGCGGGGCCTTCATCTACGCTCCGCTCTCGCGGCGGGTGCCGCTGCGCCGGCTGATCAACTTCTCGATCGGCATCGCGGTGGCGGGCACGCTGGCCTATCTCCTGTATCGGGACATGTGGTCGGCTCTCGCCATCGACATCGTGTTCGGCGGCATCGGCATGATCACCCAGCTCGCCTTCCTCGATCTGGCTGCCAAGTCCTGTCCACGCCACGTGGAGGCGACCTTCTTTGCCTTGCTGATGTCGATCTTCAATGCCGGGACCCAGGCTTCGCAAAACGTGGGGGGCCGGCTGTACGACCACTTCGGCTTTGTCCCGCTCGTCCTGATCTCAACGGCCATGACGGCGGCAACCTGGCTGCTCGTCCCCCTCGTGAAGATCGAGCGGATCGAAGAGAAAGCCCGGCGCGCCGAGGCGCCCGCCCCCTGA
- a CDS encoding aldo/keto reductase, whose translation MLRGKATSSGTQSYRAALGSTVPADHFRSWQGLAVSSIGLGTYLGPEDEATDRAYQAAIERAVAGGLNVVDSAINYRRQRSERAVGSALTALHESGRVKRESIVVSTKGGFLPFDGPAPRGLLDPGDLVAGSHCMSPRYLQDQLERSLTNLGLERVDIYYVHNPETQLAELPRAAVLDRLSAAFEFLEGAARSGTIGVYGTATWTAYRQPSDAQDALSLAEVVKTAKAVGGTGHHFRVVQLPYNLAMTEAFTAPTQSRGRASVTALELAQALGIYVMTSASIYQGQLARNLPPVIGQFLPGLSTDAQRALQFVRSTPGVGTALCGMKTIPHVDEALGLAAVAPVPWAEFQKLFSPA comes from the coding sequence GTGCTTCGAGGCAAGGCGACCTCATCCGGCACCCAATCCTATCGCGCGGCTCTCGGATCGACCGTCCCCGCCGATCATTTCCGCTCGTGGCAAGGGCTCGCGGTGTCCTCCATCGGCCTCGGCACGTATCTCGGCCCTGAGGACGAGGCCACCGATCGCGCCTACCAGGCTGCCATCGAGCGGGCGGTGGCGGGCGGCCTCAATGTCGTGGACTCGGCCATCAACTACCGACGACAGCGAAGCGAGCGCGCGGTGGGGAGCGCCCTCACCGCGCTCCACGAGTCGGGCCGGGTCAAGCGCGAGAGCATCGTGGTGTCGACGAAGGGCGGCTTCCTCCCGTTCGACGGGCCCGCCCCGCGGGGACTCCTCGACCCCGGCGATCTCGTCGCGGGCAGCCACTGCATGAGCCCGCGCTATCTGCAAGACCAGCTCGAGCGCAGCCTCACCAATCTCGGGCTCGAGCGAGTCGACATCTACTATGTCCACAACCCGGAGACCCAGCTCGCCGAGCTGCCCCGCGCGGCCGTCCTCGATCGGCTGAGCGCGGCCTTCGAGTTTCTCGAGGGCGCCGCGCGGTCGGGTACCATCGGCGTCTACGGGACGGCGACCTGGACGGCCTACCGCCAGCCGTCCGACGCGCAGGACGCGCTCTCCCTCGCCGAGGTGGTGAAGACGGCGAAAGCGGTGGGGGGGACCGGGCATCATTTCCGCGTGGTCCAGCTCCCGTACAACCTCGCCATGACGGAGGCGTTCACGGCGCCCACCCAGTCGCGTGGCCGGGCGAGCGTGACGGCGCTCGAGCTCGCGCAGGCCCTCGGCATCTACGTGATGACCTCGGCTTCGATCTATCAGGGACAGCTCGCCCGCAACCTGCCGCCCGTGATCGGACAGTTTCTGCCCGGGCTCTCGACCGACGCGCAACGGGCGCTACAGTTCGTGCGCTCGACGCCCGGCGTGGGCACCGCGCTCTGCGGCATGAAGACGATTCCCCACGTGGACGAGGCGCTCGGCCTGGCCGCGGTGGCGCCGGTGCCGTGGGCGGAGTTTCAGAAGCTCTTCTCGCCCGCCTGA
- a CDS encoding luciferase family protein: MRGLGAGRRTRRTLAQGGSGIAAELNQRLSAWPAVKITPMFGRWGYFVGPRLFACFPLRVKDTDLWIRLSREDQRRAIDSGVVTPHRRMSASGWVETRVENLSQATRVLGWLKRSYETAKHIVEQEERR; this comes from the coding sequence GTGCGCGGCCTCGGGGCGGGACGCCGGACACGCCGGACGCTGGCCCAGGGCGGATCCGGAATCGCGGCCGAGCTCAACCAGCGTCTGAGCGCCTGGCCCGCGGTCAAGATCACCCCCATGTTCGGGCGGTGGGGGTATTTCGTAGGGCCGCGACTCTTCGCCTGCTTTCCGCTGCGCGTGAAGGACACGGACCTCTGGATCCGGCTCTCGCGTGAGGACCAGCGGCGTGCCATCGACTCGGGCGTGGTGACGCCCCACCGGCGCATGAGCGCAAGCGGCTGGGTCGAGACCCGCGTGGAAAATCTGAGCCAGGCGACGCGGGTGCTGGGCTGGCTCAAGCGAAGCTACGAGACGGCCAAGCACATCGTGGAACAGGAGGAGAGGCGATGA
- a CDS encoding MFS transporter translates to MAMAYPAVLSVVQAEWHLSSTAAGSISSAYQLGTAVALVFVSALADYLNPRLVFRVSAGLTAVVSLLIPVLAQGHLSALLLFGAAAVAVAGIYTPGIMLLAERFEPARRGRAVGWFLAASSLGYVLALLIGGAVVARAGWRSALFVLALGPLLCFLLSLVLFHREPSRRPASAAPRRLSFDADLSGNRPAQLMIWGYVFHSWELLGMWAWTPAFVAAALAARGTSATEAAGLGASLAALFHIMGIVASAVGGTLSDRWGRTAVIAGMMLVSSACSFTFGWMLTAPLLLIVLVGSVYGFSALGDSSVYSTGITETVRPERLGTALAIRSLLGFGAGAVSPLVFGSVLDIYGAPSAQSAGWGWAFTVLGVGGVLGLLSMLWLRTLPESRRLAGGKR, encoded by the coding sequence ATGGCCATGGCGTACCCCGCCGTCCTCTCCGTGGTCCAGGCGGAATGGCATCTGTCCTCGACGGCCGCCGGCTCCATCTCCTCCGCCTACCAGCTCGGCACCGCCGTGGCCCTCGTCTTCGTCTCGGCGCTCGCCGACTATCTCAACCCGCGTCTGGTCTTCCGCGTATCGGCCGGGTTGACGGCGGTCGTGTCGCTGCTCATCCCCGTGCTTGCCCAGGGCCATCTCTCGGCCCTGCTGCTCTTCGGCGCCGCCGCCGTGGCGGTGGCCGGCATCTATACGCCGGGGATCATGCTGCTCGCCGAGCGCTTCGAGCCGGCGCGCCGGGGACGCGCCGTCGGCTGGTTCCTTGCCGCGTCTTCCCTGGGTTATGTTCTGGCCCTCTTGATCGGGGGCGCCGTGGTGGCGCGCGCCGGTTGGCGGAGCGCGCTCTTCGTGCTGGCCCTGGGGCCGCTCCTCTGCTTCCTGCTCTCGCTCGTGCTCTTTCACCGCGAGCCCTCGAGACGCCCGGCCTCCGCCGCGCCGCGACGGTTGAGCTTCGATGCCGATCTGTCGGGCAATCGACCGGCTCAGCTGATGATCTGGGGCTACGTGTTTCATTCCTGGGAGCTCCTCGGGATGTGGGCGTGGACGCCCGCCTTCGTGGCGGCCGCGCTTGCCGCGCGCGGCACGTCTGCCACGGAGGCGGCGGGTCTCGGCGCCTCCCTCGCGGCCCTCTTCCACATCATGGGCATCGTCGCCTCGGCCGTCGGGGGCACGCTCTCGGATCGCTGGGGCCGGACCGCCGTCATCGCCGGGATGATGCTGGTGAGCTCGGCCTGTTCTTTCACATTCGGGTGGATGCTCACGGCGCCCCTCCTGCTCATCGTGCTGGTGGGCAGCGTCTATGGCTTCTCCGCCCTCGGCGATTCGTCGGTATACTCGACGGGAATCACGGAGACGGTGAGGCCCGAGCGCCTCGGCACGGCCCTGGCCATACGCTCGCTCCTGGGCTTCGGCGCGGGCGCGGTGTCGCCTCTGGTATTCGGGAGTGTGCTCGACATCTACGGCGCACCGAGCGCGCAGTCCGCCGGCTGGGGGTGGGCCTTTACCGTGCTGGGGGTGGGCGGGGTGCTCGGACTGCTGTCGATGCTGTGGCTGCGCACGCTGCCGGAGTCGCGGCGGCTGGCCGGCGGCAAGCGTTGA
- a CDS encoding pyroglutamyl-peptidase I, giving the protein MILVTGFEPFGGHPSNPSEEIAKAVNGRIVGGLAVRAVILPVHHLEAAREAARLLVEHDPLGVVHVGLAAGRARIALERVAVNVMDYELADNSGYLARGEPCVPGGPAAYFATLPLPEILDALAREGVPAYLSNSAGTYLCNQTLYATLHGVARDGRRAQVGFMHVPLSPPMVALSGLEQPSMDTGLGVRALEVALRVIAEQLAAPPRP; this is encoded by the coding sequence ATGATCCTCGTCACGGGTTTCGAGCCCTTCGGAGGCCATCCGTCCAACCCGTCCGAGGAGATCGCCAAGGCCGTGAACGGCAGGATCGTGGGAGGACTGGCCGTGCGCGCCGTCATCTTGCCCGTGCACCACCTCGAAGCCGCGCGGGAAGCCGCGCGCCTGCTCGTCGAGCACGATCCGCTGGGCGTGGTCCACGTAGGTCTGGCCGCGGGTCGCGCGCGGATCGCTCTCGAGCGGGTCGCCGTGAACGTCATGGACTACGAGCTTGCCGACAATTCTGGCTATCTGGCGCGCGGCGAGCCGTGTGTGCCGGGCGGGCCCGCGGCGTATTTCGCCACGCTCCCTCTCCCCGAGATCCTGGACGCCCTGGCGCGCGAAGGTGTCCCCGCCTATCTCTCCAACTCGGCGGGCACCTATCTCTGCAACCAGACGCTCTATGCCACCCTTCACGGCGTGGCACGGGACGGACGGCGCGCCCAGGTCGGATTCATGCACGTTCCTCTCTCTCCCCCCATGGTCGCGCTCTCCGGCCTCGAGCAGCCGAGCATGGACACGGGCCTCGGCGTGCGCGCGCTCGAGGTGGCGTTGCGCGTGATCGCCGAGCAACTCGCCGCGCCGCCGCGCCCTTAG
- the mce gene encoding methylmalonyl-CoA epimerase: MVKKIHHVGIVVESLARAYRFWRDALGLPLLREAEIADQGVRAALLAAGDSEIELLEPTGTEGGVARFLAKRGEGLHHLCFETANVEGDLAALKAGGVPLIDETPRQGLAGRIAFLHPTACAGVLVELATPPPTAEHPDSPVRFKRLVIGCRDPQETAKSYQQLFGLPEVAVNDGPRSMLGWTGGGTLLMVPASEVGGTLGMAALSMVAPEMVTLVQRLSKIDAMMFFGASEITLKPEAGNNVHLHISRYHFP, from the coding sequence ATGGTCAAGAAGATCCACCACGTCGGCATCGTGGTCGAGAGCCTCGCGCGGGCGTATCGCTTCTGGCGCGACGCGCTCGGGCTGCCCCTCCTGCGCGAGGCGGAGATCGCGGACCAGGGCGTGCGCGCGGCGCTGCTGGCGGCCGGCGACAGTGAGATCGAGCTGCTCGAGCCCACGGGCACGGAGGGCGGAGTGGCCCGCTTCCTCGCCAAGCGCGGCGAAGGGCTCCATCACCTGTGCTTCGAGACGGCCAATGTCGAGGGTGATCTCGCGGCCCTCAAGGCGGGGGGGGTCCCCCTGATCGACGAGACGCCGCGCCAGGGGCTGGCCGGGCGCATCGCCTTTCTCCATCCAACCGCGTGCGCGGGCGTTCTCGTGGAGCTGGCCACCCCGCCTCCGACCGCCGAGCATCCCGACTCGCCCGTGCGCTTCAAGCGGCTCGTCATCGGCTGTCGCGACCCGCAGGAGACCGCCAAGTCGTATCAGCAGCTCTTCGGCTTGCCCGAGGTCGCCGTCAACGACGGGCCCCGGAGCATGCTCGGCTGGACGGGGGGAGGGACGCTGCTCATGGTCCCGGCCAGCGAGGTGGGGGGCACGCTCGGCATGGCCGCTCTGTCCATGGTCGCCCCGGAGATGGTGACGCTCGTGCAGCGCCTCTCCAAGATCGACGCCATGATGTTCTTCGGCGCAAGCGAGATCACCCTCAAGCCGGAAGCGGGCAACAACGTCCATCTGCACATCTCGCGCTATCATTTCCCCTGA
- a CDS encoding copper resistance CopC family protein, whose translation MRARLLRGAAAAPIALWGFLAVPAGAPAHAIILESEPARDARLAGPPARIYLRFNSKIEKRLTRVSITASDGRAVPLPVVADGRQAPDRLSFPLGPLRPGAYIVRYKVLAADGHITEGALRFSVLEAK comes from the coding sequence GCCGCCCCCATCGCCCTCTGGGGCTTCCTCGCCGTTCCCGCCGGCGCCCCCGCCCACGCCATCATCCTCGAGTCCGAGCCGGCCCGTGACGCCAGGCTCGCGGGGCCGCCCGCCCGCATCTATCTTCGCTTCAACAGCAAGATCGAGAAGCGGCTGACGCGGGTCAGCATCACGGCCTCCGACGGCCGCGCCGTTCCCCTCCCCGTCGTCGCGGACGGCCGTCAGGCCCCGGATCGCCTCTCGTTCCCTCTCGGTCCCCTCCGTCCCGGCGCCTACATCGTCCGCTACAAAGTCCTGGCGGCCGACGGGCATATCACGGAAGGCGCCCTCCGCTTCTCCGTCCTGGAGGCCAAGTAG
- a CDS encoding flippase-like domain-containing protein — translation MRWVRLGLLLCGTALFLGLLVHIGPGAVAQAFADLSWRLLVILVFPFGVTTLLDTLGWRFAFRRDRAPFRALLAARLAGEAFNLTTPTAAVGGEPVKAWLVRPWAPLSEGLPSVIVAKTTIIIGQALFLVVGLVAAHAALPSDSLVVRAMQWLLVIQVLAVGAFVAAQAGGALGGGTRWLQKLGWLSGNPGQTLVQVNDELAHFYRREPGRLALSILFHFAAWLIGALEPWLILRWIGLPVSLAQATAIEAFSTSIRFAAFLVPGYVGALEAGHVAIFAALGLGAPAGLSFTLIRRVREAAWTGLGFLALAPLKAQAPPTAGSS, via the coding sequence ATGCGGTGGGTGCGGCTCGGCCTGCTGCTCTGTGGCACCGCGCTCTTTCTCGGGCTCCTCGTCCACATCGGCCCCGGCGCCGTCGCGCAGGCGTTCGCGGATCTCTCGTGGCGGCTGCTCGTCATCCTCGTCTTCCCCTTCGGAGTCACCACGCTGCTTGACACCTTGGGCTGGCGCTTCGCCTTCAGGCGGGACCGCGCCCCGTTCCGGGCGCTCCTGGCGGCCCGGCTCGCCGGCGAGGCCTTCAACCTCACGACGCCGACCGCGGCCGTGGGGGGCGAGCCCGTCAAGGCCTGGCTCGTGAGACCCTGGGCGCCGCTCAGTGAAGGCCTGCCCTCCGTCATCGTGGCCAAGACCACCATCATCATCGGCCAGGCGCTCTTCCTTGTCGTGGGCCTCGTGGCCGCCCATGCGGCCCTTCCTTCTGACTCGCTCGTGGTGCGCGCGATGCAGTGGCTTCTCGTCATCCAGGTACTGGCCGTGGGCGCCTTCGTCGCCGCGCAGGCGGGTGGAGCTCTGGGCGGGGGCACGCGATGGCTCCAGAAGCTCGGCTGGCTTTCGGGCAACCCCGGGCAGACGCTGGTCCAGGTCAATGACGAGCTGGCTCATTTCTACCGGCGCGAGCCCGGCCGGCTGGCCCTATCCATCCTCTTTCACTTCGCGGCGTGGCTGATCGGCGCCCTCGAGCCCTGGCTCATCCTGCGCTGGATAGGATTGCCGGTTTCCCTCGCCCAGGCCACGGCCATCGAAGCCTTCAGCACGAGCATCCGCTTCGCGGCGTTCCTGGTGCCGGGTTATGTAGGCGCGCTCGAGGCGGGGCATGTCGCGATCTTCGCGGCGCTGGGACTCGGAGCGCCGGCGGGGCTGTCCTTCACCTTGATACGCCGCGTGCGTGAGGCGGCGTGGACGGGATTGGGATTTCTGGCCCTGGCGCCGTTGAAGGCCCAGGCTCCTCCAACGGCCGGGTCGAGCTAA